In the genome of Paenibacillus sp. FSL R5-0766, one region contains:
- the rnmV gene encoding ribonuclease M5, producing MIKEVIVVEGRDDTVAIRRAVEADTIETGGSAINQRILKRIALAQERRGVIVLTDPDHAGERIRKIIANKVPGCKHAFIPEADATRKGDIGVENASPEAIRHALARVHTSYEGAPSLIDWEDLIAAGLIVHPQAAARRMEMGNLLGIGYCNGKQFHKRLSVFQITREEFSTALAQIEREGM from the coding sequence ATGATAAAAGAAGTTATTGTGGTGGAAGGCCGTGACGATACGGTAGCTATCCGTCGGGCCGTTGAAGCCGATACCATAGAAACAGGTGGATCAGCAATCAACCAACGCATTCTGAAGCGGATTGCGCTTGCTCAGGAGAGACGGGGAGTCATTGTACTGACAGATCCGGATCATGCTGGCGAACGCATTCGTAAAATTATTGCGAACAAGGTGCCAGGCTGCAAACATGCCTTCATTCCGGAAGCCGATGCAACGCGCAAAGGGGACATTGGGGTGGAGAATGCCTCACCAGAGGCGATCCGTCATGCTCTGGCGCGTGTACATACTTCATACGAAGGTGCTCCGAGCCTGATTGATTGGGAGGACCTGATCGCGGCAGGACTTATTGTGCATCCGCAGGCTGCTGCACGTCGCATGGAGATGGGCAATCTGCTGGGCATCGGTTATTGTAACGGTAAGCAGTTCCACAAACGTCTCAGTGTATTTCAGATTACACGGGAAGAGTTCTCTACAGCATTAGCGCAAATTGAACGTGAAGGAATGTGA
- a CDS encoding Veg family protein codes for MAKNTLLDIKRNLDAHIGQKIMLRANGGRRKTIERTGVLEETYPSVFIVKLDEEQETFKRVSYSYADILTESVEVMVYDPGSQTHSSYMET; via the coding sequence ATGGCTAAAAACACGCTGTTGGATATCAAACGCAATCTCGATGCACATATTGGTCAGAAAATTATGTTGCGGGCTAATGGTGGCCGCCGTAAGACCATTGAGCGTACGGGTGTATTGGAAGAAACGTACCCTTCTGTTTTTATTGTTAAGCTTGATGAGGAGCAAGAAACCTTCAAGCGAGTTTCTTATAGTTATGCGGATATACTTACGGAGTCGGTGGAAGTCATGGTTTATGACCCGGGCAGCCAGACGCATAGCTCCTATATGGAGACGTAA
- the rsmA gene encoding 16S rRNA (adenine(1518)-N(6)/adenine(1519)-N(6))-dimethyltransferase RsmA yields MKDMEETIEIATPKRTKEIIQRHGFSFKKSLGQNFLIDQNILNKIVNAADLDESKGALEIGPGIGALTERLARVAGPVTAVEIDQRLIPILGEVMQPYSNVRVHHGDVLKLDLAELFNTDFASVDKVSVVANLPYYVTTPIMMKLLEEKLPVDSIVVMIQKEVAERMAAAPGSKDYGSLSIAVQYYSMPELVCIVPPTVFIPQPNVESAVIKLKVREQPPVEIPDEAHYFEVVQASFAQRRKTISNNLKARFFTKENREQADILLEQAGIQPSRRGETLSLQEYATLSTVMWEAGVRKAL; encoded by the coding sequence ATGAAGGATATGGAAGAGACGATAGAAATTGCAACGCCCAAGCGAACCAAAGAGATTATTCAAAGACACGGATTCTCATTTAAGAAAAGTCTGGGTCAGAACTTTCTGATCGATCAAAATATACTGAACAAAATCGTTAATGCAGCCGATCTGGACGAGTCCAAGGGCGCACTGGAGATCGGGCCTGGTATTGGAGCCCTCACGGAGCGACTGGCTCGGGTAGCCGGTCCCGTCACAGCCGTAGAGATTGACCAGCGCTTGATCCCAATCCTGGGAGAAGTGATGCAGCCTTATTCAAATGTACGTGTTCATCATGGGGATGTGTTGAAGCTTGATCTGGCTGAGTTGTTTAATACGGATTTTGCATCCGTGGACAAAGTCAGTGTTGTGGCTAACCTGCCTTATTATGTAACGACTCCAATCATGATGAAACTTCTGGAAGAGAAACTGCCGGTAGACAGCATTGTTGTCATGATCCAAAAAGAAGTGGCTGAACGCATGGCTGCTGCACCTGGATCAAAAGACTACGGTAGTCTGAGCATCGCAGTTCAGTACTACAGTATGCCGGAACTTGTGTGTATTGTGCCTCCTACGGTCTTCATTCCACAACCTAATGTGGAATCAGCTGTCATTAAGCTGAAAGTGCGTGAGCAGCCACCAGTGGAGATTCCGGATGAAGCACACTACTTCGAAGTGGTACAGGCTTCTTTTGCCCAGCGGAGAAAAACAATCTCAAACAACTTGAAAGCACGTTTCTTCACAAAGGAGAACCGGGAACAGGCAGACATTCTGCTGGAGCAGGCAGGTATTCAACCGTCCCGGCGTGGAGAGACATTGAGTCTGCAAGAGTATGCCACACTCAGCACCGTAATGTGGGAAGCAGGGGTACGTAAAGCGCTGTAA
- the yabG gene encoding sporulation peptidase YabG: MNIGDLVVRKSYGGDVTFRVEGLQLDAAVIKGTEFRLIADSPVDDLIQVPYEPQSAKTRQAHIKAHQTLSRLQQNRMEQAERNREGLVQDWSAQQEPAYFEMPGKVLHLDGDPNYLKKSMDLYEQLRVPAEGQYVHESAMADTLYRLLPKVRPDIVVITGHDGVLKTRQPYDLYSLGSYKNSQNFVSAIQVARQYERHLDALTIVAGACQSHFEALLRAGANFASSPGRILIHALDPVYVAAKASFTSVRDTVNMSDVLHNTVSGSQGVGGVETRGSYRVGLPGLNDLSTLKVNPSAV; encoded by the coding sequence ATGAATATCGGAGACTTGGTCGTTCGGAAGTCATACGGCGGCGATGTGACTTTTCGGGTGGAAGGCCTCCAGTTGGATGCTGCGGTCATTAAAGGGACTGAGTTCCGGCTGATTGCCGATTCCCCGGTGGACGATTTGATACAGGTTCCCTACGAACCACAAAGCGCCAAGACCAGACAGGCGCATATTAAAGCACATCAGACCCTGTCCCGTCTGCAGCAGAATCGTATGGAACAGGCTGAGCGGAATCGTGAAGGTCTGGTACAGGATTGGTCTGCCCAGCAGGAACCGGCTTATTTTGAAATGCCTGGAAAGGTGCTTCATCTGGATGGAGATCCGAACTATTTGAAAAAAAGTATGGATCTCTATGAGCAACTTCGTGTGCCCGCAGAGGGACAGTATGTCCATGAATCGGCAATGGCAGATACCTTATACCGCTTATTACCCAAAGTACGTCCGGATATCGTAGTTATTACGGGTCATGATGGGGTGTTAAAGACACGTCAGCCCTATGACTTATATAGTCTTGGTAGCTACAAGAACTCGCAAAATTTTGTGTCGGCCATTCAGGTGGCCAGACAATATGAACGCCATCTGGACGCCCTCACTATTGTTGCAGGGGCTTGTCAGTCCCATTTTGAGGCACTGCTGCGCGCTGGAGCGAACTTTGCCAGTTCTCCAGGCAGAATTCTCATTCATGCACTTGATCCGGTCTATGTGGCAGCTAAAGCCTCCTTTACCTCTGTGCGCGATACGGTCAACATGAGTGATGTTCTGCACAATACCGTCAGTGGCAGCCAGGGTGTGGGTGGTGTCGAGACACGGGGGAGTTACCGGGTAGGTCTGCCTGGGCTGAATGATTTATCTACGTTAAAAGTGAACCCGTCGGCAGTCTGA
- a CDS encoding 3D domain-containing protein, translating to MGTFQPEETHESRSSSKSFALRWKHENMRQMALIAIFSIALTIMILLVVYGQAGKQISLVIDGKAQVVETRTGMLQEMLEEQSITVSPHDKVSMSMNGAITDGDRIVIERAVPVNITADGDTKTLYTTDSSVEDAIQKSGIQVESNDKVYPALGTAIKAEMKIRVVRVTKRTVDVEQPIAYKVIKTADPSLYKGDNRVVVNGKEGTLVQHIEKVFQDGELVSKKMVGKSVANNRVDKVIAVGTKAKPVVKEPEIQTVSAQTSTTKKATTTNSKKTSASGSKVITVSGTSFKYSKVLKNVSMTAYSSEEPGIGTKTASGTRVTEGRTIAVDPKVIPIGWWVYIEGLGFRRAEDTGGAIKGNKIDVYYDSVKHALNFGRKKGKTVYVIGPVKPEAN from the coding sequence GTGGGCACATTCCAACCAGAAGAGACCCATGAGTCACGATCATCCAGTAAGTCTTTCGCGTTGCGGTGGAAGCATGAGAACATGCGTCAAATGGCATTGATCGCGATTTTCTCAATTGCGCTTACAATCATGATCTTGTTAGTCGTTTACGGTCAGGCCGGGAAACAAATTTCACTGGTTATTGATGGCAAAGCTCAGGTGGTAGAGACTCGTACAGGAATGCTTCAGGAAATGCTGGAGGAGCAGTCGATCACAGTCAGCCCTCACGATAAGGTATCCATGTCCATGAATGGGGCGATTACAGATGGAGACCGAATCGTTATTGAGCGGGCCGTTCCAGTTAACATTACGGCAGACGGAGACACCAAGACTCTGTATACAACCGATTCATCGGTAGAAGATGCAATTCAAAAATCAGGTATTCAAGTTGAAAGTAATGATAAAGTGTATCCAGCGCTTGGAACTGCGATCAAAGCGGAGATGAAGATCCGTGTAGTGCGCGTAACAAAGCGTACAGTGGATGTAGAGCAACCGATCGCTTACAAAGTCATTAAAACGGCTGACCCTAGCTTGTACAAAGGTGATAACCGTGTCGTTGTGAACGGCAAAGAAGGCACACTTGTACAGCATATCGAAAAGGTATTTCAGGATGGAGAATTGGTCTCCAAAAAAATGGTCGGCAAATCTGTCGCTAATAATCGTGTAGATAAAGTGATCGCTGTCGGCACCAAAGCAAAACCGGTCGTGAAGGAACCTGAGATTCAGACCGTATCGGCTCAAACGTCAACAACCAAAAAGGCTACAACAACGAACTCGAAGAAAACATCTGCCTCGGGCAGCAAAGTGATTACCGTATCCGGGACTTCTTTTAAATACTCCAAAGTACTAAAAAATGTATCCATGACTGCCTACTCTTCCGAAGAGCCTGGCATTGGAACTAAAACAGCTTCCGGTACTCGTGTAACGGAAGGACGCACCATTGCGGTTGATCCCAAAGTCATTCCAATTGGCTGGTGGGTATATATCGAAGGTCTGGGATTCCGTCGTGCGGAAGATACAGGCGGTGCCATTAAAGGCAACAAAATTGATGTGTATTATGACAGTGTGAAGCATGCCCTGAATTTTGGACGTAAGAAAGGCAAGACGGTCTACGTGATCGGTCCGGTGAAGCCGGAAGCGAACTAA
- a CDS encoding TatD family hydrolase: MMLFDTHTHLDAPQFDEDREDMIQRAVDAGVGRMINIGFNRETIPTTMKLAETYDFIYAAVGWHPVDAITMQEGDLERIASLCKHEKVVAIGEIGLDYHWDTSPKEIQHRVLRQQIALAREVNMPIVIHNRDAHEDIIRILREEKAGEVGGVMHSFSGSWETAKSCLDMGFHLSFGGPITFKNAKQPKEVLEKVPMDRFFIETDAPYLTPHPYRGKRNETAHVRLVAEAAAEIKGISVEEIAAITTKNAMERFGIR, from the coding sequence ATGATGCTGTTCGACACACATACACATCTGGATGCACCACAATTCGACGAGGACCGCGAGGACATGATTCAGCGTGCTGTGGATGCAGGAGTTGGTCGCATGATCAACATTGGCTTTAACCGGGAGACGATTCCAACCACAATGAAACTCGCTGAAACATATGACTTTATATATGCAGCTGTAGGGTGGCATCCCGTAGATGCGATCACAATGCAGGAGGGCGATTTGGAGCGGATTGCATCTTTATGCAAGCATGAAAAAGTGGTTGCGATCGGTGAGATTGGATTGGATTATCACTGGGATACTTCACCAAAAGAAATACAGCATCGCGTATTACGACAACAAATTGCTTTGGCGCGTGAAGTGAACATGCCAATTGTCATCCATAATCGGGATGCACATGAGGATATCATAAGAATTTTGCGTGAAGAGAAGGCGGGGGAAGTTGGTGGTGTGATGCACTCGTTCTCGGGCAGCTGGGAAACAGCAAAAAGTTGTCTCGATATGGGCTTCCATCTCTCCTTCGGAGGACCGATCACATTCAAAAATGCAAAGCAGCCCAAAGAGGTGCTGGAGAAGGTTCCTATGGACCGGTTTTTCATTGAAACAGATGCTCCATATTTGACACCTCACCCTTATCGTGGGAAGCGAAATGAGACAGCGCATGTACGTCTGGTTGCAGAGGCAGCTGCGGAAATTAAAGGCATTTCGGTGGAGGAAATTGCTGCAATAACAACCAAAAATGCCATGGAACGATTTGGGATTCGTTAA